A part of Thermococcus sp. SY098 genomic DNA contains:
- a CDS encoding transcriptional regulator, translated as MEKERLIRVVESILRGTGFRTARMEFKGACFDLVASRLFLLLFIKVLQNIDTLTKEQAEDLKRLAKFFQASPLIVGLKTKNDELEEGVVYERFGIYALNPQTLYDVIVENELPAIFAERGGFYVKINGEYLRYLREKYGYSIGELAELLGVSRKSLQNYERGEQAVSLDVAIRLEEIFNEPLAKPIDILHAKVEAKLDVKPENELEREIFERLKALGMGVVKIKKAPFNAISKEEEFKILTGIDQRKTKTTIKRAQMVNEVSKIIHSDGVFILEKTKTEVVGEIPLIPKKALSEIRDADELIEMIEELKKEIKKKVLS; from the coding sequence ATGGAAAAGGAGAGATTGATTAGAGTCGTCGAGAGCATCTTGCGAGGCACAGGATTTAGAACCGCGAGAATGGAGTTTAAGGGTGCATGCTTTGACTTAGTGGCGAGTAGGTTATTCTTATTGCTTTTTATCAAAGTTTTACAGAACATTGACACGCTCACAAAAGAGCAGGCTGAGGATTTAAAGCGCCTGGCTAAGTTCTTCCAAGCTTCTCCGCTCATAGTTGGGCTCAAGACAAAAAACGATGAACTTGAGGAAGGGGTAGTTTACGAGCGCTTTGGAATCTACGCATTGAATCCACAAACCCTCTACGATGTGATAGTTGAAAATGAACTGCCGGCAATCTTCGCTGAAAGAGGGGGCTTTTACGTCAAAATTAATGGAGAGTATCTCAGATATTTGAGGGAGAAGTATGGATACAGCATTGGTGAACTTGCCGAGCTATTGGGAGTTTCAAGAAAAAGCCTGCAGAATTATGAAAGAGGAGAACAGGCTGTCAGCTTAGATGTTGCCATTAGATTGGAGGAGATATTCAACGAACCTCTGGCTAAGCCTATTGATATCCTCCATGCAAAAGTTGAAGCTAAGCTTGACGTAAAGCCAGAGAACGAGCTTGAAAGGGAAATCTTTGAGCGCTTAAAAGCTCTTGGGATGGGAGTTGTTAAAATTAAAAAGGCTCCATTCAATGCAATTTCGAAAGAGGAGGAGTTCAAGATTTTAACAGGGATAGACCAGAGAAAAACCAAGACAACGATAAAAAGAGCTCAGATGGTTAATGAGGTTAGCAAGATAATCCACAGCGATGGAGTCTTCATTTTGGAAAAAACAAAAACTGAAGTTGTTGGAGAAATTCCACTAATACCTAAAAAAGCCCTCTCAGAAATTAGGGATGCTGATGAGCTAATTGAGATGATTGAAGAGCTGAAGAAAGAGATAAAGAAAAAGGTCCTCAGCTGA
- the tiaS gene encoding tRNA(Ile2) 2-agmatinylcytidine synthetase TiaS yields the protein MMLHIGLDDTDSPNGMCTTYLGALLYKEISKLAEPLDLPKLIRLNPNVPYKTRGNGAVAMSFEADEEDVPKIKRLVLEFVEELADLTHENTNPGVVFLEGEIPEELTEFTYRAIWEHVSIDEAEKVAKEVDAEIYKFKLGRGIVGALAAIGHPLKESTYELLAYRKRELWGTLRKVSKESVFEMDKQFYPFTYDNVDPYKGSVLITPRGKDPVLVGIRGIDKNKVLLAFESITIEEPVEFYQIFKTNQSTDEHLRFKKIAELKQFDNAVIKAKVVKSYWEKGRHVFFEVDDGTGRLRVAAFEPTKGFRRYVRMLIEGDEIIAAGGVKEFEGVLTLNLEKFYPVKLAKKIEYRKPKCPKCGGTMKSKGDYLKCKKCGYKMSKVLIPVEVPRKLQKKIYEVPPDARRHLSRPLVLPLGEEKILESINL from the coding sequence ATGATGCTCCACATAGGTCTCGACGACACTGACTCACCAAATGGCATGTGCACAACTTATTTAGGGGCTCTGCTCTATAAGGAGATCTCCAAGTTAGCGGAGCCTTTAGATTTGCCAAAGCTGATTAGGTTGAACCCCAACGTTCCCTACAAGACGAGAGGGAATGGTGCAGTTGCAATGAGCTTTGAAGCTGATGAAGAAGATGTTCCAAAGATTAAGAGGCTTGTTCTTGAATTTGTTGAAGAACTTGCCGATCTAACTCATGAGAACACGAATCCAGGTGTGGTGTTTTTGGAGGGGGAAATTCCAGAAGAGCTGACTGAGTTTACTTACCGGGCTATCTGGGAGCACGTAAGTATTGACGAGGCAGAGAAAGTTGCTAAAGAGGTTGATGCTGAAATCTACAAATTTAAACTTGGAAGAGGGATAGTCGGAGCATTAGCAGCAATTGGGCATCCTCTCAAAGAGTCCACTTACGAGCTTTTAGCATATAGGAAAAGAGAGCTTTGGGGAACTCTAAGAAAGGTGAGCAAAGAGAGCGTTTTTGAAATGGATAAGCAGTTTTATCCCTTCACATACGATAATGTTGATCCATATAAGGGCTCGGTTTTAATTACTCCCCGCGGTAAAGACCCTGTTCTGGTTGGCATTAGAGGAATTGACAAAAATAAGGTTCTTCTGGCTTTTGAGAGCATAACAATCGAAGAGCCAGTCGAATTTTATCAGATTTTCAAGACGAATCAAAGCACGGATGAACATTTAAGGTTCAAAAAGATTGCAGAGCTTAAACAATTCGATAATGCTGTAATTAAAGCAAAAGTTGTAAAGAGTTACTGGGAGAAGGGAAGGCACGTCTTCTTTGAAGTTGACGATGGAACTGGAAGGCTGAGGGTTGCTGCATTTGAGCCGACGAAAGGATTCAGGAGATACGTGAGAATGTTGATTGAAGGGGACGAGATTATAGCAGCAGGAGGAGTAAAGGAGTTTGAAGGTGTTTTGACGCTCAACCTTGAGAAATTTTATCCAGTAAAGCTGGCTAAGAAAATTGAGTATAGAAAGCCGAAGTGCCCAAAATGTGGCGGAACGATGAAGAGCAAGGGAGATTACCTGAAGTGCAAAAAGTGCGGTTACAAAATGTCTAAAGTTTTAATCCCAGTTGAGGTGCCAAGAAAGCTGCAAAAGAAAATTTACGAAGTCCCACCAGATGCAAGGAGGCATCTATCAAGGCCTTTAGTGTTACCGCTTGGGGAGGAGAAGATTTTGGAAAGTATTAATCTGTAA
- a CDS encoding HD domain-containing protein, with the protein MDGKIIHDPIHGSMKIKGVILDLVKTPEFQRLRSIRQLGLAYLVYPGANHSRFEHSLGAYNIARRLAQEVELDKDEKTLLEIGALLHDIGHGPFSHTFEQIYKHYVKEYDHMHLGQNIILGKIDIIDGEIESREFIPEIIESYGYSPKEVADLILGKYEKKYLGQMLHGDVDVDQIDYLMRDAHYTGVAHGIIDIERLLKVLKIHSGQLVVDEKGIEAVEGMMVARALMYSRVYFHHTVKIAEGMLTRALEFALEEGHLWDFWRMTDCRVIVELEDLEGYPGEIARRIKYRDIYKAAVLASADELSAEEKKELLSAYRNVKRRQEIERNLADAVGAKEGEVILEFSIADLMLSEPRLKATEINVLLHTGELQPLTKVTPLANALKRRQTPRWAVLIASPAKYVNKVREIWKKVIFS; encoded by the coding sequence GTGGACGGGAAAATTATACATGATCCCATTCACGGAAGCATGAAAATCAAGGGAGTCATTCTGGATTTAGTAAAGACTCCAGAGTTTCAGAGACTTAGGAGCATAAGGCAACTTGGCTTGGCATATCTCGTGTATCCAGGAGCAAACCACTCCCGATTTGAGCATTCCCTTGGAGCCTATAACATAGCGAGGAGGCTTGCCCAAGAGGTCGAGCTTGATAAAGATGAGAAAACTTTACTTGAAATAGGAGCATTGTTACATGACATTGGACATGGGCCGTTCTCTCACACATTTGAGCAGATTTACAAGCACTATGTCAAAGAGTACGACCACATGCATCTTGGTCAAAACATAATTCTTGGAAAAATAGATATCATTGATGGAGAGATAGAGAGTAGAGAGTTCATTCCAGAGATAATTGAGAGTTATGGCTATTCCCCAAAAGAAGTCGCTGACTTGATTTTAGGCAAGTATGAGAAAAAGTATTTAGGTCAGATGCTCCATGGAGATGTTGATGTTGATCAGATTGACTACCTAATGAGAGATGCCCATTATACTGGCGTTGCTCACGGAATAATTGACATTGAAAGGCTTTTAAAAGTCCTGAAAATCCATAGCGGTCAGCTTGTGGTGGATGAGAAGGGAATTGAGGCAGTAGAGGGGATGATGGTTGCCAGAGCTTTGATGTATTCAAGGGTTTACTTCCATCACACGGTTAAAATTGCCGAAGGAATGCTGACGAGAGCCCTGGAGTTTGCCCTTGAGGAAGGACACCTTTGGGACTTCTGGAGGATGACTGACTGCAGAGTTATTGTCGAGCTTGAAGACCTTGAGGGTTATCCCGGTGAAATCGCAAGGCGCATTAAATACAGGGACATATACAAAGCAGCTGTGCTGGCAAGTGCAGATGAGCTCTCTGCAGAGGAGAAGAAAGAACTGCTAAGCGCATACAGAAACGTCAAGAGGAGGCAGGAAATCGAGAGGAACTTGGCGGACGCTGTTGGAGCCAAGGAAGGTGAGGTGATTCTTGAATTCTCAATTGCCGATCTAATGCTCAGTGAACCAAGACTAAAAGCCACGGAAATCAATGTATTGCTCCACACTGGGGAACTTCAGCCTCTTACAAAAGTGACCCCCTTGGCGAATGCCTTAAAGAGAAGACAAACTCCAAGATGGGCTGTGCTCATTGCTTCACCAGCAAAATACGTGAATAAAGTTAGGGAAATCTGGAAAAAAGTAATTTTCAGCTGA
- a CDS encoding GNAT family protein, which produces MQRPIILTGRRVSLSVLLREDIPKVWLWYNDRDVRRYLSSPDAVFYFEDEVEWYERIRREKERHRVFAVIENRSDSLVGLIGVHKINHKNGHAEIGYFLSKQYWGKGYATEAVELVLEYCFKWLNLRKVYARVYEYNVASQRVLEKNGFKLVGRLKKHVHIPEEGFADVLFYELFKDEWESF; this is translated from the coding sequence ATGCAGAGACCTATAATCCTAACTGGGAGGAGGGTTTCTCTCAGCGTTCTATTGAGAGAGGACATACCGAAGGTTTGGCTATGGTACAACGACAGAGATGTGAGGAGATATTTATCTTCACCAGATGCTGTGTTCTACTTTGAAGATGAGGTAGAATGGTACGAGAGAATTAGGAGGGAAAAAGAGAGACACAGAGTTTTTGCAGTTATTGAAAATAGGAGCGACTCTCTCGTTGGATTGATTGGAGTTCATAAGATTAATCATAAGAATGGGCATGCTGAAATAGGATACTTTTTGAGCAAGCAGTACTGGGGGAAAGGATATGCAACGGAAGCAGTGGAATTGGTCTTGGAGTACTGCTTCAAATGGCTCAATCTAAGGAAGGTTTATGCAAGGGTTTATGAATACAACGTAGCTTCGCAAAGGGTTCTTGAAAAGAACGGCTTTAAGCTCGTGGGACGGCTAAAAAAGCACGTCCATATCCCAGAGGAAGGCTTTGCTGATGTTTTATTTTACGAGCTGTTTAAGGATGAATGGGAAAGCTTTTAA
- a CDS encoding FAD-dependent oxidoreductase — MKFYICREKEEPKEERIAIVGTGPAGLSATGYLACKGYQVEVFDKMPEGGGMVAFGIPESRIPIKSVREGVKDLERLGIKFNFRTKVVYDNLRDLGDEFVERVVYLEELLEDFDALLIATGAWRPKKLKIDGIELKGVWDALTLLYKIKLARIGYIPWSAVPEMRGKEVVIIGAGYTAVDVALETKSLGAKKVTMVYRRGLEDSYAKTEIKKLISEGVSFIGFATPARILGEDEIKGVEFVKTKIVNGKVIPTGETFQLSTDIFVYAIGQFPTPPIKALICANEKILRNAGIFLAGDVIVPRNIGTAIREGIRVAKEIEEWLKSKEERPRALFIRSFLFSQRSEIWQNC; from the coding sequence ATGAAATTCTATATCTGCAGGGAGAAAGAAGAGCCAAAAGAAGAAAGGATTGCAATTGTCGGGACAGGTCCAGCAGGACTTTCCGCTACGGGCTACTTAGCTTGCAAAGGCTACCAGGTGGAAGTCTTTGACAAGATGCCAGAAGGAGGGGGTATGGTTGCATTTGGGATTCCCGAATCAAGAATTCCAATAAAAAGTGTGAGAGAAGGTGTTAAAGATTTGGAGAGACTTGGGATAAAGTTCAATTTCAGAACTAAAGTCGTTTATGATAACTTGAGAGATCTTGGTGATGAGTTCGTTGAGAGAGTTGTTTATTTGGAGGAACTGCTGGAGGATTTTGACGCTCTATTGATAGCAACAGGGGCTTGGAGGCCGAAAAAACTTAAAATTGATGGCATTGAACTTAAGGGAGTATGGGATGCTCTAACATTGCTCTACAAGATAAAACTTGCGAGAATAGGCTACATCCCTTGGAGTGCTGTTCCAGAGATGAGAGGTAAGGAGGTTGTGATAATTGGAGCTGGCTATACAGCGGTTGATGTTGCCTTAGAGACAAAAAGTTTGGGGGCTAAAAAGGTGACAATGGTCTACCGCAGAGGACTTGAGGACAGCTATGCGAAGACTGAAATAAAGAAATTGATTAGTGAGGGAGTTAGTTTCATAGGGTTTGCCACTCCTGCAAGAATTCTCGGAGAAGATGAAATTAAAGGGGTAGAATTTGTTAAAACTAAGATAGTGAATGGGAAAGTAATTCCAACAGGTGAGACCTTCCAGCTAAGCACCGACATCTTTGTATACGCTATAGGACAGTTCCCAACACCGCCAATAAAAGCGCTGATATGTGCAAATGAAAAAATTTTAAGAAATGCTGGAATATTCTTAGCTGGGGATGTTATTGTACCAAGAAACATTGGGACGGCAATACGAGAAGGTATTAGGGTCGCTAAAGAGATTGAAGAGTGGCTGAAGTCAAAGGAGGAAAGACCAAGAGCACTATTCATAAGAAGCTTTCTCTTCTCCCAAAGATCTGAGATTTGGCAAAATTGTTGA